GCAGTTATTCAAgacagagaaaagaaagaagagagtggAGAAGGTGTACTTGAAGAATTTAAGGAAattagagaaagaagaaaagaagccaaCAAGGttccaagaagaaaaaaggcTTTGATTTAATACTAGAATGCAATTATCTCTATATAAAGCATGGAAACCTTTTAAGTTTTAACTGCtagcccaaaaaaaataaagttaaaatCAAGGTTCAATATCTCAGTACCAGACCTCGTACGGGTACCATCTTGGTACAGTGTTGGTATGCATGGTACAAAGGTCAATTTGGTAATCCCCTATACTGCATATAGGTTTGGTATCGGTACCCCATCATATAGGTCATTgttcctctctttccctctaATTCCTACTGGCCAGCCCCAAAAAAAGAGCCTAACAATCTATTCTAGCTAATGTGGCAATAATAGTTTAATATACCACATCATATATTAATCTAAGCCCCTCAATTCAATAGATTAACTCATCTGATGTTCACCGTACAACAGAATTAAGCAAGCTAAATATAGAAGTCCAGCCAAGGTTAGATGAACCGACCGAACCGACGTACCGATGAagaccggtaccggttcggtaccgaaccgtaccggTTCTGAAAAGAAAATGCGCGGACGCGCGCTGCAGAGGGGCAACGCGTGGGCTCGCTACACCGCACAGCGAGCCCGCGCGGGGAATCGCGCACGCATGGTTCCCCGCACGTCGACCATGACCCCACCGCGTGGAACGCGCATGAGCACGAGTCGGGGACATGTTTCTCCACTCGCGCCCGCGTCCCCGCGTGTAGGCGCGCTCCCCGcggcctctctctctttttcttttcttcttccctctctccttctcttcttcttccctctctcctcctctcttctcctctcttccccCTTCTTCCCCACGAGTACCGGTACAAACCGGTGCGGTTCACACTGGTACAAGCCCGAACCGGTGCGGTTCGACCGGTACCGGGCTTGTACcggtgcgattcgcacaggtaCAGACAAAGAACCGTTTGGTTCCGACCTTTTACCGGTACGGCACAGGCTGAACCGGTCGATTCCAACTGATTCAGCAGACCTTGAGTCCAGCTAACTGAGATAAAAATTAAATTCTACAATCATCATCAAAAATCGACATATATCAGTTTTAGTTGCCAAAGCATGGAATATCAAATCATTCTAACTCAAATGTAAATGGATAAATCACAGAGTCAAAGCACTAGAATGATCTACTGATGATTGCCAACCAGGTGAGCAACTAATAAACAAGAGGTTCAACTATCATTTCAACACCTCTACTTTCTTAGCACTACTCTTAATCTAAGTTCCCTCCAACCAACCAGGCAACTATATTATTGAAACTAGGGGACAACTACACAAAAACACCCCATATCTGCACTGGATCAGCCAACTCTAATTTTATGAGATGTCTTTGTATATATAGTAGTTCTAAATTAAATAAGAAAATAGAATAAGACATTTCAGGCGTTTCTCGCCTAATTTCACAtgtaattctaaaaaaattgcaTTCTCTGCTCTgtttcaattgattaatttacaGTCCCTTGTTCTTCAAGCATAGTTTTAAATAAAGCATTCATCTAATCAGATGTCATCATCAAGAAGTCTATGAATCTTAATATGCCACCTTGGTTTTATCCATGTTTTTCTTTATTGGTTATGATACACATGTAAATGTACGCGGCTACTGCTAAAGATTTTATATATGGAGTAAATTCTAGAAAGATTTTACTAATATCACTAccttataaaattatttaagatttttttgACATATTACGTTCTTAACCTAGATAAGCTTAAGTTTTGCTATGTTAgaaaaccactataaatttgtaTTTTGGAGAACATGAGTCATGAAAATCCCTACATAAGGAGAGTTTCTCCCTTGGGCTCCTCTAACAGCACCAGAATCCTATTTTATAGAAGTTAGAATAGTTTAAACATTTAAGGGAGATATCTAATTAGGGTTGCAAAGGAAATTGAAAAGTTCGAAAATATAGCTGCTTTAAATAGTGTTAGGATTTTTTAAAGTATATCCTGAACCTTATTAATCCCCAGCATACAACTATCCATATTCATTTATTAAGACAAAAGCAAGAGAACAATATAATCAACTTTTTATGTACCATACAAACCAGGTGGTACGATGCATACTATACAGACCCAATAGGATACAAATATCCAAGGCAGAGCTCGGTATGCCACCCATCCAAAGTGTACTATACTTTTGTATCAGGGCTTTTCGGGTGTAACACAAGTTGCTACTAGAGCTTTTTGGGCATGCCACCATTATTTTTGGGGCATATAATAACGTAATAATAAAGCACCGATGCAGAGGATGGGATCGAGACCAAAAACATTGGatataattgaaaaaaaaaaaagagaccacAAGTGCCCCAAACATACAATCACATGAATAATCCACATGATTAGAACTAGTTTACCTTTTAGAATAGCCTAGAGTACATGTTATCATGTAAGCATGTATGgactagtaaaagtctaatatTTTACTTAACTATGCATATATTACATCTTGccaatgttttaaaagtttgctAGAGTACCACTTAACCTTTAAATTTGCAAGCTAAGAGGAATGAGAATCAGATGTTGAAACATGACAAAATGTCATCCATTGGTCAAAAAAAAGGCTAAGAAACAGCATCTCTCAACAGACTTGGAATGGTAAAATTTGTGCAACATACATTTATGAGAGAACTCAAATGGGTTAACCTTCAAGACAAGTAATCTCAACTTCATGTCAACTTTTTCTGGACTTCCAGGGTTTTACCAAACCGAGTTTAAGCATGATATAAATTCAAAAACTGTAAAATAACGTTGATAGGGAGATATGTGGGAGGGCAACCACAATATTTGAAATAAAAAGCAGAATCTCACCAGTCTCCAACTTAGATAGAAAATGGCATTTCATTTGGCTAAAAGTAACTTCAACGACTCAAACTTTATTATCTATTTCATTCAACCTGAATATAAAACAAAAGATTTTGATTATATTGCGAATGCCCATACTTAAATGGATCACCTGAAACAATCGGTCAGTTCTACAGTATGCTGCTGAAGGCCAGGTGGGGAATATCCAAAGGACTAGATGTCTAAAGGGATATAATACTAAAATAAAACATGATACTTCCTCATAAAGTGCAGCACAATCCCCTTCTGAAACATAAAGCATAAAAGCATGTAGGGCCCTCTTCAAAAGGTGTCTCACCATACTTTCTGGCTATTGTTAGCAAAACAAGCTAGTTGTGGGGGCGGGGAGACTCTTAGGGCCTAAGCTATGACCTAATCCCTACTTGATCCAACATGTCCACCAAAGGAACCTTCTTAAGCAACTTTCCATTGTTACCTTGACCCTTCACTGTTATCATCTACCTGCTGACCTCTTTCACGATCAGCATTAGGGATTTTCAACTTTTATATTCCTTACACATAATCCATTTATCAATTTGCATCTGTGATTGTTATTGTAAGAAATTCTTAACCACGGAAATCCAAGCAAAATTTCATGAAGGTCACTATAAAAATATCACACCATGTATGGCAGTACTTTCTGACAGAAATGACGACCAAGCATCATAGATGTTGATCCATGCAACATGATATATGTTTTGATTCCTCTCAACCTTTAGGTGAAGCTGTTGTAAAGCTCAAGCATGATGACATTCATAAATGATGGTAATATTCAAATATTCCACTTGGTTATTATTTTTTCCACCATGGTTTCCCACTTATACGTGCCATCTAGAATCCACCATCATGGAAGCCATCAATTCTGAAGATAAGCAAACTCAGATAATAATCTTTCTCATCTTAATCTTCATCCATCTCAGAAGATTTTTTCTCCACATGTTCTATCAAGAACAAAAATAGGGTTCCCAAAAAAAGGTGTAATGTCACACAATTTACACATTTATGGCATGTATTAGCATTGCAGTCTGTCATTGAATATTAGACATAGTGACCTTTCTTTCATCAATTCTTCTAGGATCCTTCGTAATGTTATCACTAGTGGCCATCGTATTCACTGCTTCACTACAGTCATCCCGCAATACAAAATGAAAGATGAGTTACAAAATACTCCTATCCCAGAACTCATGCATCTGGTACCTTTGACATTCAAATATCATTCTGTTTTTGGTTCTTAAGTACCATTTTCTTGGTCTCCAAAGGGGTAGTACCGTAATCACAAGATAAATGAGGTGCCATGACACCAGAATCAAGTTACAATAATAATAATCTATAAGTTCCATTGTGAGTTTGTATATAGACCAACTAGACAAGTCTTAGCTAAGCTTAAAATATAAGATACTTAAGTATTATGAGCATTTTTTCATGGTCTTAGGCCTCAATGTGAATGATTATGGATAACTCAACATGcaaattatattttctattaTGTATCTCCATGATTTTACCATAGTATCCATCAATAGGGATCTTTAAACTATTGAAACATTATTATCTAAACTGTAAGAGATTTTTACAGAAAACCCTAACTTATAGTTGGTAACATCAAGTTCGAAAAAAATAGCTCAGCATTCAGGTAAAGCCATCACTTGTTCATCCCCCTCTCAATCCCCCCCTCCCCCTGGGATTATTATCGTCATAACTGGTttactaaaacaaaaatatcCATTTAACCAGCTCTGTAAAATCTTATGCTTAAGGTCCAAAACAGATTCTTGATACACCAGTTGGAAAAGGGTAGACAAGGAAAAAAGGGCAACTGCAACAGATATTGTTATTCTTGGAGGGTTACAAAATTCAAGATATCTAAACTTCAACTGAATTTAACTGAAATATGGAAATAGTTCCAGTAGTATAATACTGGTTCTGTTTGAAATACActtgtagaaaaacaaacaataaaTACGTCTTGGTAAAAGCTTGAGAACATTTCATAATCCTTGTATTGGCATCCACAAATTTACCAAGTTGATTCTTAGAAATCTATGCAATATCATTTGGGATAATTCCACCAACGAACATGCAACTTTTGCTGTCTTCAGCAAAAGACAGCAATTGTCAACATAATTTAAAACtgattcaaaagaaaattttcttctgAATGCACAAGAAGCAATAACTAAACAATCTTGTTTCAAGATGTAGTAGAAAAGGTTAAGAGACAATCAAATTGATGAAATAACAAGTGGATCTACGTAGCATCTACAATATACAAACCTCAATTAATGAAGCAAAGGAAGCAGCCATCATAGCAAAAACATCCCCTGCATCAAAAGTGGGACCTCCCCATTGAAATGGATAGGGAACTTTTATCCTGCATGTAATTGTAGAAAACAATATATTAACCCATTTTTTATTTGGAAGTAACAGTAGGAGTGCCACCTTCAAAATTCAAGCACAGAACCTCTCCCTAGCACATACCCTGAGAGACTGCCGACAAGCAGACCCATGTCCCATTGGTAGAAAAAATATAAGATCatcttaaatatttataaaaaaagaaacgaaaataactttttttttgtgcagACGACATGTGTCCGCATTCTAACGGCAGCATTAAGCCATTCTTCATTGTTTTTTCTCTCATAAAAGTAAAATAACATAAATCACGATATTGATCAAATTTAAAGCGCTTCTTCTGATCTGCATTTGACACCACAATCAGTATGTCTCAATAAACAAAAAGCCAAGTCAAAGTGCACCAAATCAATAGCCATGATTTTTCAAACGAGCATTGTTTACGATTTGTTAGCTATTTAGTGGAAGAATTACTTTTGAGTCTCACGTCAACAATTCCAAATTACTAGCAAGACAGACTCGGTAGATATGTGCAAGACAGAAGAGAAAGTTGTAGTCCCACTGCCTATGTTGACGAAAATTTTCAAGTAGATTTCAATAAAGCCCAATGCCCATATAAAGGTCTAAGGCCATATTCCCTACACAGATAAAATCTTGAAAAACTGTTAGGGAAAGTACAAATGAAAGAACCATGTGTTAACTATGTGTTAAGGCAAAACACATTGTAGAAAAGAAGATAATTCGAAAAGGCATCCCTACAGAAAGCTACAGGATCCAGCCAGTCTATAGTATGGTGGTTGCTATGAACAATATGGAAAGCATGAGGGGAAAAAAACACATATGACATCAAtttgaagaaaaaggaaaaagtgaaTGCAAACTAATAAATCCAACCAATTGGAGTTGCAATACCATTTGGAAGCACGAAATAGGCCAGAGCGATCCGCACGGCAACTAAACTGTGTCTGTGGAGGCCTATGTTTATAAGCACCAGCCACAGTCAAAATGTACGCATAAGCCCAGACAATTGCAACAGTAATTAGCACTGCAAATCGATCAAAGATTGCTCTCCTTCTGCCAATTGCATGGGGAACATACTGCAGATAATGAACACCCCAAGTAAACAAAGTCATATGGTAGAACCATTGATATCAGACAGCACGAAAGCACTCAAATAGTAATCCCGAACAACAATTCACTTAGGTCATGCAAACCCAATTACCTGCGAGAAGAATATTAACAGAACAAGTGCCGGAAGCCCAACTTCAACACATCTTGCCAACTAGAAGCATGAACCAGAAACAGAACACACCAACCCAAGAAATGAGACGATTATACTGATCATGAACTAATGAACAGGAGGACCCCTTAAAGAACAGAGATTACTTACATTGGGAAAACCAATGTAGAAAAGCCCAAGCGCGGCAAGAGTCACAAAAGGAACTGCTGCAAGGGGGCTAAGAAACCTAAACCCATCGAAAAGAACATCAATATTTAATCTggcagagaaaaagaagataaagaaaaacagagaagcagaattttaaaaccaaaaaaaaagaaaatttgataAAAGTTTTATTCCTCATATTCTGATATCCAGTAAACCCAATTACAAAGAAggataagaaagaagaaaaagagaagcaaaGAGACCTCATAACGATTCTCCAAATGCCCAAGAACCCAACAATTATCTGAAAACTGGAAGCAGCAATCAGAGCCCCCTGTATCGCCCTCATAGTTTGCACAAACCTCTGATAAAAAAGAACATAAATCACCCCCAATacatttaaaaacaaaaaaaaaaggaagagagttGCATATAATCTACAAGAAACAGACCTCATATGGATCAATGATGTAAACGAAGCGCCTGCTGAGAATAATAGAGATGGTGGGGAGGAGATAAGTGAAGGAACCCCCGATCACAGCCGGAAGCCGGGTCCCAAAGTAGGCCTGCAGCAAAGTATTGATCCCGGCAACGAAAAGCAGCGTCTGAATCACCCtcgccttctcctcctgcacCCGTTTCGTTTCAAAAAACAGTTCAAACGGATGAAACAGAGAAAAAGGTGCCACCTTTGATTCAAAAaggtcgagagagagagagagagggagcgagagagacaGAATCAGAGAGAAACTCACTGCGCCGCCGCCCATTTGGGGGACGAGGATGGTGGGAATGAGGACGGTGGTGCCGAGCATCACCAGATAGTGCTGGAATCCCAGAACAATGGCTTCCGCTGGAGACCAAAAGAGAAGCAAATAAGAATTGGCGATGAGAAGGGAAGAAGCAATGATGAAAAAACGAGACTGACCCCATGGCGGAGGGCTAGCGAGGCAGAAGTCGATGCCGGGCAATTGCTCTTTAACAGGGTGTGGAACGAACTCGTCCAGCTTCGCCGGGGGACCAGGGGGCTTCGCCGGGGGGGCCATCGCCGCCGCCGCAAggtctctctcgctcgctctctcGCTCCTCCGGGACTGCGCGCGAGTGTGGAGAAGTTAAACGCACGGAAGAGCGTTAGCATATAGCGCGGTCTCTCCGGCTTTCTCCCTCCTACTGGAATTACTTAATGGGATTAATTAGCCTCGCTGGGGATGTTTATTCTTGTCAATAAAGTTAATGCCATTTTGCTCTTCTTATTAAACGCGAACCATTCGAAATGGAGGAGGTAGGAGAAGCCAGAGAGCCTGGAAACCATGGGAAGGAAATTGGTTTCTATATGAGGTTCAGGAATCTAGTGGGAAGGAAATTGGTTTAACTACCATTTGGCTGACAGTCACACCCATCTTTGACCGATATTCCGATATTTTCACACTTGCTTTCTCTATGGAGTTCATCAATCTATTACGTTAGATGATTAATGCTCAAACCCATAtgggttgtttgcacttttCCACGTACATGAGCATGTAGTTTGCTTGCCCTGAAAATGATCTTCATGTGACATAAAGTATTATGCAAATATATCCAATCATGTTACGCATATTCTTGTCACTACAATTGATTAGAATTCATATTCAATTTAGAAAGGCAtagtctttctctttttttttaaataaaaaaacttaTTGGCGTCATGATAATCCATACAAATGATCAATTTATTTGGAgcaaatattatttatatatgctaGATTTAATACAGTATACTTGTTTCTTTCTCTTGATCTTAGAGTATATTTATGAAGGGTTGTACTGTGAAAAGGGTATGAATTTCAGAGAGAAGAGAGGTGCCTATTCCATGGTTAGAGGTGGAGTTGAAAAAATAGGGATACATGGACCCCATTCTATAGACTTATATTATTTAAGTGGATATAGAAAGAAATATATGTCATTCTCCTCaacattctctctttttttattgataAATATGGCCAATAATGAACGTATATTAGATCCTGAATTTATGCCCCTAATACATCGAGCTAATAAACAGCATAAGTCATGAGCAATCCCAACCTATAGATTATCTTGCTAAGAGATTCCCGCTAATTTGCTGCCATATGCACTACTTTATTAGCCACTCTATTACTATAAAAAGTTTATATTAAGATAAACTAGAATTGGCTCTATATGACACACATGAAATGGCTTTGGATAAGATCCATGCACATGAGATTCTACATGGTGTTATAATATCCAGGAGTTTGCATTATAAAAATGTTGCCAATTATTTATTTCTGGCCATATTCTAGAGAGGGGCTTATAACTTTCACTAGTTTTTATTCAGGAAATTACTTCTTCAAGTATATGCCAAGTTTGAGATGCATGTATCTGGCTATCATCCATGCTATGCCAACGAAGGAAAGGAGCACAGGAGGTGAGTCTGACGTTAAATGGGAGTGATTTTATCACTTCCAagttaatttggagtttggagtGTCATTCTTCTAATTCTAAAACTGACATGCTGCTTGGAGGTTGGCCAAACCCCACCATCCTAAAACAAACTCAACGCCTATATAATATAACGTAAATTTATAATATCTTAATTGAAAGGGTTTTTCTAAGAGGCGTCTTTCCAGGTTCTCTACTTTATTTGGACTATAATACCCCTATGAGATAAAAAAATTACAAGCCGATAAGGCTTTTGATGATCAAATAAATTTGAAACCTAGAGTCTTCCCGAGTCATTTGATATTAAGAGAGGTCCGGGTGATATCAACGGCCACGATTACAGAAACAACCGTTTTAAGAAACCAGAGGCAGGGTTTCGCTTTGCCGCTTTAAGTAGGTGTCACGTGACAAGACAATCTGGACTATGGTATCTTGCGGTGAGAGTAAGAAACCATTCACAATGATATATTCATGCGGAGGCCGGGGAGTGAGAAAATTACAGAAACAGCCCAAACAAGCCCCAGACGATTTTCACTTAAACCCCCTCTaccttaaaaaattttaattagatCACCCAAGTTCATAGTGATATAATACGATCCAAGACACCTCCTGCCAATGGCGCTTAGATACTATCTAAAATGacaaaattattcttatcattattTCAAATTTGCAACACTTTTATgaatataattaaatatcaGATCAACAATAGCTAAACCACTAAACTTGAGTTGATCGGCTTCGGTTCAATTTCCAATTTGCTCTCGAGCCATTCATTTATGGTAGAAGGAACACCCATCAGAAGCATGGAAGCACCACAAGTCCAACATGATTGCCTCCCTCTCTCTTACCCTTGCAGCCTCCTCGAGAGCTCTACTGCTCTGccacttcctcctccttcccaccAACTCCAAACCCCCTTCTCTCCCCGTCATCTCCTCCATCTCTGCGAGACCCAAGAATCCTACCTCCTCTCCACTGCTTGTCACCCTTCCTCCTATCATCTGAATTTGATGGTGGTTGTTTCGTTAATGACTTTGTCTCCACCTAAAGTTCTGACCTTCACGAGTTTGCAGGCCTGGCTAACGTGCTAAGCCAAATCGAGCCGACACTGCCATCATCGAGAAGGGCATCTCCACCTCCATCGTGATTCGATGGAAGACaaagaagaattttttcaaccAGCTCAACTCAAATCtcataaaagaaatttttttaaaaatgtgaaacttttaaaaataggGTTTACGTCCCCTTTTATTTCATTCATGATGATAAAATCAATGTACATAGCTGCTATTTATAATGGTGATATCTGCTCCTATATAATTTAGATCGAATTTCTCTTCTAGTTCTACTAGAattcatttttcctaaatagatattgaaagggggcaaaatggatcatcCTGTTCACAACATGGAACCACCCAATTTCAACCAAATACACATCAGCACCGAACAGGCTATACCTCAATCCTGTTGAACACCAGTCCGACCTCAGACCCTACAAAAGGCCGAGCAGACCTCGCCCGAACCTCTCCGCTTGCAGCGCCTTGCAGAATCgaccaagagccgaagaggccccgTAGGCCATAGGTATCTACAATCATGCCTCTCGAGCCGGGCTCGGAGCACTCTGCCGGATCAACTGAGAGCTAAAGAGGCTCCGTCGACCGCAGGTATCCGCAACAACACCCCGGCCCGAGCTCGAGGCCCCCAACCGAGCTGACTTCAGAGCCGaggaggccgagccgacctcaatgTCTGCCGAGCCGACCTCACCAAATATTTGTCGCAGCCCTCCAAGCGAGCCCGACCTTAGTACTCATCAAGTAAAGCCTGCGGCCTCCAAGCGAGCCCGACCTCGCCTGTGGCCACATCCACGTGCGCACCTACGCACGCCCCTATGTGCACATACGTGGCCGTACATTACAACCTCACCGCatcatgctttgcttgctggccacTCCACGACATGTCAATTAGGGACCATACCCTACCACCTCTATCGACGCCATGCCGTTCACAAGGACGGCCTACGCCATATGCCTCAAGCAAGCTCCGGTTGCATGCCACATGGGCACCTCCgcggggactataaatagccccatcagGTAACGCCTAAGGACTTTTTTGCCTAGACTATCTAAAATCTACTCTAACTTCATCATCGGAAGGTCCTCATCGAAATCCCACCGgcgaggctttgtgcaggtccgccgGCGCACAGGAAGCGACTCCCTTCTCTATTCCGTCCGGCAACTCCCCCCGACTCCTCtgacgtggtcaccctcgggccgaatttgaaccacaacagacataactagtagaaataaactcaaaaaagctaaaattttatAGAAGGTGGATTTCGACTTCTATATCaaactttatattctatcactcCACCTGATTCTTCTTGAATTGAGAGATATGCCCAATCAAAATCTTTttcgaaaataaaatttttgatttgaccaGCTTATTTCAATTTCCAAACGATGAAATTTGGGCTTGATCGCTAAAGGCGAGattccttttttaaaaaataattatttcaatGGACATTATACAACTAATTTATAGCCTTCAAAAGTTTAGTTCACTGTTCAACTTTTCAATGCGGTGAATCTCGCTTTTAAACTCTATCTGGTTCACATTATATCTGGTAATTCTTTTGGATCATGCTAAGGCCTCTATGAAGTAGACCATCCACCATGCTTGGATTGCTCCCTTCTAACCAATTCGATATTTCGAATAGGATTTCCGAGCAACCCCTTTACCATCTTCCCCTCTCTTCCATCATCGTCGATTACTTGCATCTTTGTTTCCTAGGatgaatttcaagaaaaaatcaaaacaaTTTGAATCTAATTTTTCACCTCTTTGATGTGTGAAGATATATGTTGCGGAATGTGGTGTATCAGATATCGTTGATGAGGAATTTTGGGAGTTCCCTAGGGATTAGAGAAATGCTAGCGGCTTCCCATGGTGGTATGGAGGCGTTGGGGGAGGATAGCAAAGAGAGTGAAGGCATGGATGAGGATGAGGTGCAAGGAATTGGTGGTGGCAAAGAGATAATTGTTTCCAATAGTCTTAAGAATTTATCCATTGCTTCACCAATTTGAAACACCTATCTCTTGCAAACAATGGTTCTATAGGCGAAGTTCTACTGGAATAAAGCTTGACATGCACGACCATCCTGAGCTTAATCTGCTCGGAAATAAGCTTACCAATGGGCTATTGTCGACCTTTTGTAAACGTTATATAGgtatccttttttcttttcccttttttttttttttttttgggcggtGTTGATTGAGAAGTAGGGGGTGCTGCAGTCATCAATCTTGCAAAAGGCGGCGAAGATAGCAGCAAACTAGGGAGAGAGATGTTTGAATGCTGTCAAGAAAAACTTAAAAATGGAGATACCAG
This DNA window, taken from Phoenix dactylifera cultivar Barhee BC4 unplaced genomic scaffold, palm_55x_up_171113_PBpolish2nd_filt_p 001541F, whole genome shotgun sequence, encodes the following:
- the LOC120108768 gene encoding nucleobase-ascorbate transporter LPE1-like is translated as MAPPAKPPGPPAKLDEFVPHPVKEQLPGIDFCLASPPPWAEAIVLGFQHYLVMLGTTVLIPTILVPQMGGGAEEKARVIQTLLFVAGINTLLQAYFGTRLPAVIGGSFTYLLPTISIILSRRFVYIIDPYERFVQTMRAIQGALIAASSFQIIVGFLGIWRIVMRFLSPLAAVPFVTLAALGLFYIGFPNLARCVEVGLPALVLLIFFSQYVPHAIGRRRAIFDRFAVLITVAIVWAYAYILTVAGAYKHRPPQTQFSCRADRSGLFRASKWIKVPYPFQWGGPTFDAGDVFAMMAASFASLIESTGTLIAVSRFASATPIPPAIFSRGIGWQGIGILLDGMFGTANGSAASVENAGLLGLTRVGSRRVIQIAACFMLFFSILGKFGAILASIPLPIVAALYCVLFAYAASAGLGFLQFCNLNSLRTKFILGFSLFMGLSVPEYFKEYEILAGYGPVHTRSRAFNDVVNVIFSSPATVAAIIAYFLDFTLLRGEASTRRDRGWHWWEKFRSYRTDPRSEEFYSLPYNLNKFFPSL